Proteins co-encoded in one Pseudoliparis swirei isolate HS2019 ecotype Mariana Trench chromosome 7, NWPU_hadal_v1, whole genome shotgun sequence genomic window:
- the zcchc8 gene encoding zinc finger CCHC domain-containing protein 8, with translation MAEVDFGDSELFEQLDDCALSVPKHIRFTSDAEDEEETSQLPSRLEECDDSIQRLTEENKELRRRLNIRPSNITVEDVNIDGPALQVFYTNNIISKLCRQEIEDCICSVILKHQKLSNEKKNTIFQMKPQNSAFSMDGDLQNSSSSSVGTTNEAFKVVGSVLYFTTFSVDKLGQPLVNENPQLTDGWDISAYNQVFNQVIGTDGQDIEMKDKRSKSMCFNCGLSGHQLRDCPKPKDMAVINERRKEFNQNNNNQPMQSNQRYHADEVEERFAKYKPGVMSEELLTALGLDGNTLPPLIYRMRQLGYPPGWLKDAEMENCGITLYDGNVSIVDNLTEDSNSQNISYDVSKLVDFPGFNVPASHEIKDEFMQYGSIPMQTNHLKQNYAAYLSKNFPQSDATCNKRRLESESSPQQKKKTRSSPDGSSERSSDMDIESDPGTPYNHGHRDFQFQTPLPPGSPCFSSPPPLPRGTPPATPTPPPLPKGTPPPTPTNGSPALRGNKWVVVDDVADGTEDELTLEELEEQQRLIWAALENADTASNSDCETPAVGKPVPSSTSVPTPANVCTQTEVVDEVMDTTKPTATCHSSKNQREPMVQEICPQSPGPVKAQDVSPQSPGPVKAQDVSPQSPGPVKAQDVSPQSPGPVKAQDVSPQGPGPVKSEEDNLQIPTRDCLNNEKIRAVPHRSRFAAGIVPFEETPEFTEVAEATGTYLRIKDLLKSSPRSLAKKN, from the exons ATGGCTGAAGTTGATTTTGGGGATAGTGAGCTCTTTGAGCAGCTAGATGACTGCGCACTGTCTGTCCCGAAGCATATTCGCTTCACAAGTGATGcggaagacgaggaagagacGAGCCAGCTCCCGAGCCGACTGGAGGAGTGCGACGACTCTATTCAGAGGCTCACTGAGGAGAATA AAGAGTTGAGAAGACGACTGAACATCCGACCGAG CAACATCACAGTTGAAGATGTCAACATCGACGGGCCAGCTCTTCAAGTATTTTATACCAACAACATTATTTCAAA GCTGTGTCGTCAAGAAATTGAAGATTGCATCTGCAGTGTGATTTTGAAGCACCAGAAACTgagcaatgaaaagaaaaacaccatCTTTCAAATGAAACCTCAG AATTCCGCATTTTCGATGGATGGAGATCTGCAGAATTCGTCTTCCAGTAGTGTCGGAACAACAAATGAAGCATTTAAA GTCGTTGGAAGTGTCCTCTATTTCACCACATTCAGTGTTGATAAACTTGGACAGCCTCTGGTGAATGAAAACCCCCAGCTGACAGATGGTTGGGACATTTCAGC CTATAACCAGGTGTTCAACCAAGTCATTGGCACAGATGGGCAGGACATAGAGATGAAAGACAAAAG ATCCAAATCGATGTGTTTCAACTGTGGTTTGAGTGGCCATCAGCTGAGAGACTGTCCCAAG CCTAAAGACATGGCTGTTATAAATGAGAGAAGAAAGGAGTTTaatcagaacaacaacaaccagcccATGCAGAGTAACCAGCGGTACCATGCtgatgaggtggaggagcggTTTGCTAAGTACAAGCCCGGAGTCATGAG TGAGGAGCTGTTGACAGCCTTGGGACTTGATGGCAACACCCTCCCTCCTTTAATTTACCGCATGAGGCAGCTCGGCTACCCACCAGGTTGGCTCAAAGACGCAGAGATGGAGAACTGTGGCATCACACTGTATGATGGAAATG TTTCAATTGTAGATAATTTAACAGAAGATTCCAATTCACAAAACATCTCTTATGATGTTTCCAAGCTGGTTGACTTCCCAGGCTTCAATGTACCTGCATCCCATGAAATAAAAGAT GAGTTCATGCAGTACGGTTCGATTCCAATGCAGACCAACCACTTAAAGCAAAACTACGCAGCCTACCTGTCCAAAAACTTCCCACAG TCTGATGCCACCTGCAACAAGAGAAGGCTTGAATCGGAGTCATCTCCCcagcaaaagaagaagacgaggtcCAGTCCTGATGGGAGCTCCGAAAGGAGCTCTGACATGGATATTGAATCTG ACCCAGGAACACCGTATAATCATGGCCACAGGGATTTCCAGTTCCAAACTCCGCTACCCCCTGGCTCCCCTTGCTTCAGTTCACCACCACCTTTACCCCGGGGCACTCCTCCGGCTACACCCACTCCCCCACCACTCCCTAAAGGTACCCCTCCTCCCACACCCACTAACGGCTCCCCAGCTCTGCGGGGGAATAAATGGGTAGTCGTTGATGACGTTGCGGATGGAACGGAGGATGAATTGACATTGGAGGAACTAGAGGAGCAGCAGAGGCTGATTTGGGCAGCTCTAGAAAATGCTGACACCGCCTCTAATAGCGACTGTGAGACACCTGCAGTGGGAAAACCTGTACCCAGTTCAACAAGTGTGCCCACACCTGCTAATGTCTGCACCCAAACGGAGGTAGTTGACGAAGTGATGGACACAACAAAGCCAACCGCAACCTGCCACAGCAGTAAAAACCAAAGGGAACCAATGGTTCAAGAGATTTGCCCTCAGAGTCCTGGACCAGTCAAAGCTCAAGATGTCAGCCCTCAGAGTCCTGGTCCAGTCAAAGCCCAAGATGTCAGCCCTCAGAGTCCTGGTCCAGTCAAAGCCCAAGATGTCAGCCCTCAGAGTCCTGGTCCAGTCAAAGCCCAAGATGTCAGCCCTCAGGGTCCTGGTCCAGTCAAATCTGAGGAAGACAACTTGCAGATCCCAACTCGAGATTGCTTGAACAACGAGAAGATAAGGGCTGTTCCTCATCGGAGCAGGTTTGCAGCTGGCATTGTTCCATTTGAAGAAACGCCAGAGTTCACTGAGGTTGCTGAAGCCACAGGGACATACCTTAGGATCAAAGACTTGCTTAAAAGTTCCCCTCGAAGTTTGgcgaaaaaaaattaa
- the si:ch211-110p13.9 gene encoding uncharacterized protein si:ch211-110p13.9, producing MSSCSTIHLTLPQWDGGSRRIRYIYLVNLTSFSLTECSNKSPVVPLYLGADVFSNTDIRTENHPRYHAKFAKKGFATKIQFSSAFRFHGLKVHTANNSLWFYSVQGLFRVVFELYSKQEQLAVLENFQDVWKSQINESPLKMSYSLNVQLEMPQPQHCPVGRESVDVHCGDTGDTSAHHDYCSFPKQSLQAEQSQRVLSTVRHKLKSLDDKLSTDTQSNTEQLETILMLLENIDRHIHGTLEEKDATETVLALLKAKDWGCAYSSSLLCGVGRWLGQQFHAANSSISQKVEGFKVQHIEHISDLPPAEELTTELFPEAMRTLLLHWMGLSDESSMEKRHSEYPILLLILEFANHNLITGVAHVLYSSLICR from the exons ATGTCAAGTTGTTCAACTATCCACTTAACGTTACCGCAGTGGGACGGGGGTTCACGGAGAATTCGCTATATTTATTTGGTGAATCTGACATCGTTCAGTCTGACTGAGTGCTCCAACAAG AGTCCAGTGGTTCCTCTTTATCTAGGAGCTGATGTCTTCTCCAACACGGACATCCGCACAGAGAACCATCCCCGATACCACGCCAAGTTTGCGAAGAAAGGATTTGCAACAAAAATTCAATTTTCCTCAG CATTCAGGTTCCATGGGTTGAAGGTCCATACGGCAAACAACAGCCTCTGGTTCTACAGCGTTCAAGGACTGTTTCGAGTAGTCTTTGAGCTGTACAGTAAGCAAGAGCAGCTGGCCGTGTTAGAGAACTTCCAG GATGTTTGGAAATCGCAGATAAATGAAAGCCCCCTGAAAATGAGTTACAGCCTCAATGTGCAGCTGGAAATGCCACAACCGCAGCATTGCCCTGTGGGCAGGGAATCAGTGGATGTGCATTGCGGTGACACAGGCGATACATCGGCACATCACGATTACTGTTCTTTTCCCAAGCAGAGCTTGCAGGCTGAGCAAAGCCAACGAGTTCTCTCCACAGTGAGACATAAATTGAAAAGCTTGGATGACAAACTCTCCACTGACACTCAAAGCAACACAGAACAGCTGGAGACTATCTTGATGCTTTTGGAGAACATTGATCGGCACATTCATGGGACCCTAGAAGAAAAGGATGCAACAGAAACTGTGTTAGCCCTGCTAAAGGCCAAAGATTGGGGCTGTGCATATTCAAGCTCCCTGCTTTGTGGTGTAGGACGATGGCTCGGGCAACAGTTCCATGCCGCCAACAGCAGCATCAGCCAGAAAGTGGAGGGCTTTAAAGTGCAGCACATCGAACACATTAGTGACTTGCCACCTGCAGAGGAGCTCACCACAGAGCTATTCCCAGAAGCCATGCGAACACTGCTGCTTCATTGGATGGGCTTAAGTGATGAGTCCAGCATGGAGAAGAGACACAGCGAGTACCCCATCCTGCTCCTTATCCTCGAGTTTGCCAACCACAACCTCATCACGGGTGTGGCGCATGTGCTGTACTCCAGCCTTATTTGTAGATAG